The following proteins are encoded in a genomic region of Pyxicephalus adspersus chromosome 9, UCB_Pads_2.0, whole genome shotgun sequence:
- the ZFTA gene encoding zinc finger translocation-associated protein isoform X1 has protein sequence MKRAKEERKSANMECAVLSEEEAEPSTSETESPSRSVDHDSPMMIGKEEAAGDSSSIDVLYPDPSDSYTGGLFPGSTSFDWSSPDSSGEGRNHEGGQENCEERASRPGNSRIPGKDHRRYYHGHWRLEYLMDFNAQSHSMICMVCGSSLATLKLSTIKRHIQQKHPYSLTWTPCEKEVIIGGWDAHLCVDAQTLTGGEEQGADGIAFKPGPKKKRRRLPVVSKGSWCPVLGSEIPLPPPPDRSQIEQYMNESFKQWFRLEFLMDYDCEEDKLYCMMCTTALPSLSIHNIKNHILDNHPTSIYFNPAQKGIIIESWINGKEIPDGIVDVEDEMDEDEEEDAEVDLTKNDLSEEDDQIDKTVTDSNLQTNAGNENVKGETKEKEKQKIVEDLVKDSNKPSKAQQVKKSKLEAKKVRSPEEEKPGEEKHLEEERNAKKKLRHEEGKDKEAQLQGKEKPGTRETKLEEVQKKTKEVQLTEEKDKDREAQLKIEKNMVNKAPLLRNEELKTKSVQTPQEEKCKTTVTQLQEEKGKMSNCVEQVKVKAVQTLSKEQQCVPETKIKIESQQTVEPTMVHKEQVLTAAIGTAVKIIKQEDQNYPQFVEEGKKLSIFPEKRIIQVQQVPQVQQTPTMLGIGVPLLKMETPTPIIITRVSVLPEHSVITPPKPKPSTSISDASKNYRVIAPKVVTAQEEHQTQKPLFSGNIESPPAGVDPAIWEVSLWQDSNGNSVNRFQCNAYQMRWRSDYLMDYNGLRGSVVCMYCCSSLTVLKDSSIKRHILQKHPHTSNFSVEQRAAVISDWENKLAEVKKLILNQNKEGIVIGDPVVSSQKVSEGDAMEEEEQEPSWAGALSEGKGASWEFAFGRVQGSAPKDPRKYQHDRWKLEFLMDYTPTKDGLICMVCGVTLINPKISTVKMHIQQKHPDTIYLSDQEKAVVIEEWEQRLISGKIGLGHQSGGDEICIEIKEDASASEDNKSSETASAPCTKIVLPTIPKASKPAAALPPPCNSAKRSYQVRWRTEFMMDYDCRRQGLICMVCGGTLATLKVSTIKRHIVQVHPYSVNFAPEDRQKILEAYSEMAAHYIHSEECFKAQPQEEVRVRKRKAAAMEEA, from the exons ATTCAAGCTCAATAGATGTCTTGTATCCAGATCCATCAGATTCATATACCGGTGGGCTTTTCCCAGGTTCCACCTCTTTTGACTGGAGTTCCCCAGATAGTAGTGGAGAGGGGAGAAACCATGAAGGAGGGCAAGAGAACTGCGAAGAGCGGGCTTCTCGGCCAGGGAACAGTCGCATTCCTGGAAAAGACCACCGGCGTTACTATCACGGTCACTGGAGGCTTGAGTATTTGATGGACTTCAATGCACAATCTCATAGCATGATCTGTATGGTTTGTGGCAGTTCTCTAGCCACCTTGAAACTCAGCACCATCAAACGACACATTCAACAGAAACACCCCTATTCCCTCACTTGGACTCCCTGTGAGAAGGAGGTCATCATTGGTGGCTGGGATGCCCATCTATGTGTTGATGCTCAGACCCTTACAGGAGGCGAAGAGCAGGGGGCAG atGGTATTGCATTCAAACCTGGCCCAAAAAAGAAGCGTCGTCGTCTTCCTGTGGTATCCAAAGGATCATGGTGTCCTGTATTAGGATCTGAGATTCCTCTGCCTCCACCACCTGACAGAAGCCAAATAGAACAGTACATGAATGAGTCTTTTAAACAGTGGTTTCGATTGGAGTTTTTGATGGATTATGATTGCGAAGAGGACAAGCTGTATTGTATGATGTGTACAACAGCCTTACCAAGTCTCAGTattcacaatattaaaaatcacATATTAGATAATCATCCCACATCTATTTATTTCAACCCTGCACAAAAAGGTATTATAATAGAGTCATGGATAAATGGTAAGGAGATTCCAGATGGGATAGTGGATGTTGAGGATGAAATGGACGAAGATGAGGAAGAAGATGCAGAGGTTGACCTGACAAAAAATGATTTGAGTGAAGAGGATGATCAGATAGACAAAACAGTTACAGATTCAAATCTGCAAACTAATGCaggaaatgaaaatgttaaaggagaaactaaagaaaaagaaaagcaaaaaattgtTGAAGATTTGGTGAAAGATAGTAACAAACCTAGCAAAGCTCAGCAGGTAAAGAAAAGTAAGTTAGAGGCCAAAAAAGTTAGGTCACCGGAGGAAGAAAAGCCTGGAGAAGAAAAACActtggaagaagaaagaaatgctaaaaaaaagctgAGACATGAGGAAGGGAAGGATAAAGAGGCACAGCTGCAAGGGAAAGAGAAACCTGGAACCAGAGAAACAAAACTGGAGGAAGTGCAAAAGAAGACAAAAGAGGTACAGCTGActgaagaaaaagacaaagataGAGAGGCACAACTGAAGATTGAAAAGAATATGGTCAATAAAGCACCTTTGCTTAGGAATGAGGAACTTAAAACTAAATCAGTACAAACACCTcaggaagaaaaatgtaaaactacagTGACACAGCTGcaagaagagaaaggaaagatgTCTAACTGTGTGGAACAAGTGAAAGTGAAAGCAGTTCAAACACTGTCAAAAGAACAGCAGTGTGTTCCAGAAACCAAGATAAAAATAGAGAGCCAACAGACTGTGGAACCTACTATGGTGCATAAAGAACAGGTTCTTACTGCAGCTATAGGAACTGCAGTAAAGATTATAAAGCAGGAGGATCAGAATTATCCACAGTTTGTTGAAGAAGGGAAGAAACTGTCAATATTTCCAGAGAAACGTATAATCCAAGTGCAACAAGTACCACAAGTACAGCAAACACCAACTATGTTGGGAATTGGAGTTCCTCTGTTAAAAA TGGAAACTCCAACGCCTATAATTATCACACGGGTCTCTGTTTTACCAGAACATTCAGTGATTACACCTCCAAAACCAAAACCCTCTACCTCCATTTCTGATGCCTCAAAAAACTACCGGGTTATTGCTCCCAAGGTTGTTACAGCTCAAGAGGAACACCAGACACAAAAGCCATTATTCTCTGGTAACATTGAGTCTCCTCCTGCCGGAGTTGACCCTGCCATATGGGAGGTTAGTTTGTGGCAAGATAGCAATGGTAATTCGGTTAACCGCTTCCAGTGTAATGCCTATCAAATGCGTTGGCGTTCAGATTACCTTATGGATTACAATGGACTGCGAGGAAGTGTGGTCTGCATGTACTGCTGCTCCTCACTAACAGTACTGAAAGACAGTAGCATAAAAAGACATATTCTACAGAAACACCCACATACATCCAACTTCTCTGTGGAGCAAAGGGCAGCTGTCATTTCTGACTGGGAAAATAAGCTGGCTGAAGTAAAGAAGCTTATATTAAACCAAAACAAGGAAGGAATTGTTATTGGAG ATCCAGTTGTGTCATCTCAAAAAGTATCTGAAGGTGATGCTATGGAGGAAGAGGAGCAGGAACCTAGCTGGGCTGGAGCATTGTCAGAAGGAAAAGGTGCTTCCTGGGAATTCGCTTTTGGTAGAGTGCAAGGTAGCGCTCCAAAGGACCCACGCAAGTACCAGCATGACCGTTGGAAACTGGAGTTCCTAATGGACTACACCCCAACCAAGGATGGCTTGATCTGTATGGTATGTGGGGTGACTCTAATAAACCCAAAAATCAGCACTGTGAAGATGCACATCCAGCAGAAACATCCGGATACTATTTACTTGAGTGATCAAGAGAAGGCGGTAGTAATTGAAGAATGGGAGCAAAGACTGATTTCTGGCAAGATCGGATTAGGTCATCAATCGGGAGGTGATGAAATTTGCATAGAAATAAAAG AAGATGCATCAGCTTCTGAAGACAATAAGTCAAGTGAAACGGCCAGCGCTCCTTGTACTAAAATAGTTCTCCCGACTATCCCCAAAGCTTCTAAGCCTGCTGCCGCTCTACCTCCACCATGTAATAGTGCCAAGCGCAGCTACCAGGTCCGTTGGCGCACCGAATTTATGATGGACTATGACTGTCGTCGACAAGGCCTTATTTGCATGGTGTGTGGAGGTACACTGGCCACCCTGAAAGTTAGCACCATTAAGCGCCACATTGTCCAGGTTCATCCTTACTCTGTAAACTTTGCCCCTGAAGATCGTCAGAAGATTCTGGAGGCCTACAGTGAAATGGCAGCACATTACATCCATTCAGAGGAGTGTTTTAAAGCCCAACCACAGGAGGAAGTGAGAGTCCGTAAAAGAAAAGCCGCTGCAATGGAGGAAGCATAA
- the ZFTA gene encoding zinc finger translocation-associated protein isoform X2 yields MDFNAQSHSMICMVCGSSLATLKLSTIKRHIQQKHPYSLTWTPCEKEVIIGGWDAHLCVDAQTLTGGEEQGADGIAFKPGPKKKRRRLPVVSKGSWCPVLGSEIPLPPPPDRSQIEQYMNESFKQWFRLEFLMDYDCEEDKLYCMMCTTALPSLSIHNIKNHILDNHPTSIYFNPAQKGIIIESWINGKEIPDGIVDVEDEMDEDEEEDAEVDLTKNDLSEEDDQIDKTVTDSNLQTNAGNENVKGETKEKEKQKIVEDLVKDSNKPSKAQQVKKSKLEAKKVRSPEEEKPGEEKHLEEERNAKKKLRHEEGKDKEAQLQGKEKPGTRETKLEEVQKKTKEVQLTEEKDKDREAQLKIEKNMVNKAPLLRNEELKTKSVQTPQEEKCKTTVTQLQEEKGKMSNCVEQVKVKAVQTLSKEQQCVPETKIKIESQQTVEPTMVHKEQVLTAAIGTAVKIIKQEDQNYPQFVEEGKKLSIFPEKRIIQVQQVPQVQQTPTMLGIGVPLLKMETPTPIIITRVSVLPEHSVITPPKPKPSTSISDASKNYRVIAPKVVTAQEEHQTQKPLFSGNIESPPAGVDPAIWEVSLWQDSNGNSVNRFQCNAYQMRWRSDYLMDYNGLRGSVVCMYCCSSLTVLKDSSIKRHILQKHPHTSNFSVEQRAAVISDWENKLAEVKKLILNQNKEGIVIGDPVVSSQKVSEGDAMEEEEQEPSWAGALSEGKGASWEFAFGRVQGSAPKDPRKYQHDRWKLEFLMDYTPTKDGLICMVCGVTLINPKISTVKMHIQQKHPDTIYLSDQEKAVVIEEWEQRLISGKIGLGHQSGGDEICIEIKEDASASEDNKSSETASAPCTKIVLPTIPKASKPAAALPPPCNSAKRSYQVRWRTEFMMDYDCRRQGLICMVCGGTLATLKVSTIKRHIVQVHPYSVNFAPEDRQKILEAYSEMAAHYIHSEECFKAQPQEEVRVRKRKAAAMEEA; encoded by the exons ATGGACTTCAATGCACAATCTCATAGCATGATCTGTATGGTTTGTGGCAGTTCTCTAGCCACCTTGAAACTCAGCACCATCAAACGACACATTCAACAGAAACACCCCTATTCCCTCACTTGGACTCCCTGTGAGAAGGAGGTCATCATTGGTGGCTGGGATGCCCATCTATGTGTTGATGCTCAGACCCTTACAGGAGGCGAAGAGCAGGGGGCAG atGGTATTGCATTCAAACCTGGCCCAAAAAAGAAGCGTCGTCGTCTTCCTGTGGTATCCAAAGGATCATGGTGTCCTGTATTAGGATCTGAGATTCCTCTGCCTCCACCACCTGACAGAAGCCAAATAGAACAGTACATGAATGAGTCTTTTAAACAGTGGTTTCGATTGGAGTTTTTGATGGATTATGATTGCGAAGAGGACAAGCTGTATTGTATGATGTGTACAACAGCCTTACCAAGTCTCAGTattcacaatattaaaaatcacATATTAGATAATCATCCCACATCTATTTATTTCAACCCTGCACAAAAAGGTATTATAATAGAGTCATGGATAAATGGTAAGGAGATTCCAGATGGGATAGTGGATGTTGAGGATGAAATGGACGAAGATGAGGAAGAAGATGCAGAGGTTGACCTGACAAAAAATGATTTGAGTGAAGAGGATGATCAGATAGACAAAACAGTTACAGATTCAAATCTGCAAACTAATGCaggaaatgaaaatgttaaaggagaaactaaagaaaaagaaaagcaaaaaattgtTGAAGATTTGGTGAAAGATAGTAACAAACCTAGCAAAGCTCAGCAGGTAAAGAAAAGTAAGTTAGAGGCCAAAAAAGTTAGGTCACCGGAGGAAGAAAAGCCTGGAGAAGAAAAACActtggaagaagaaagaaatgctaaaaaaaagctgAGACATGAGGAAGGGAAGGATAAAGAGGCACAGCTGCAAGGGAAAGAGAAACCTGGAACCAGAGAAACAAAACTGGAGGAAGTGCAAAAGAAGACAAAAGAGGTACAGCTGActgaagaaaaagacaaagataGAGAGGCACAACTGAAGATTGAAAAGAATATGGTCAATAAAGCACCTTTGCTTAGGAATGAGGAACTTAAAACTAAATCAGTACAAACACCTcaggaagaaaaatgtaaaactacagTGACACAGCTGcaagaagagaaaggaaagatgTCTAACTGTGTGGAACAAGTGAAAGTGAAAGCAGTTCAAACACTGTCAAAAGAACAGCAGTGTGTTCCAGAAACCAAGATAAAAATAGAGAGCCAACAGACTGTGGAACCTACTATGGTGCATAAAGAACAGGTTCTTACTGCAGCTATAGGAACTGCAGTAAAGATTATAAAGCAGGAGGATCAGAATTATCCACAGTTTGTTGAAGAAGGGAAGAAACTGTCAATATTTCCAGAGAAACGTATAATCCAAGTGCAACAAGTACCACAAGTACAGCAAACACCAACTATGTTGGGAATTGGAGTTCCTCTGTTAAAAA TGGAAACTCCAACGCCTATAATTATCACACGGGTCTCTGTTTTACCAGAACATTCAGTGATTACACCTCCAAAACCAAAACCCTCTACCTCCATTTCTGATGCCTCAAAAAACTACCGGGTTATTGCTCCCAAGGTTGTTACAGCTCAAGAGGAACACCAGACACAAAAGCCATTATTCTCTGGTAACATTGAGTCTCCTCCTGCCGGAGTTGACCCTGCCATATGGGAGGTTAGTTTGTGGCAAGATAGCAATGGTAATTCGGTTAACCGCTTCCAGTGTAATGCCTATCAAATGCGTTGGCGTTCAGATTACCTTATGGATTACAATGGACTGCGAGGAAGTGTGGTCTGCATGTACTGCTGCTCCTCACTAACAGTACTGAAAGACAGTAGCATAAAAAGACATATTCTACAGAAACACCCACATACATCCAACTTCTCTGTGGAGCAAAGGGCAGCTGTCATTTCTGACTGGGAAAATAAGCTGGCTGAAGTAAAGAAGCTTATATTAAACCAAAACAAGGAAGGAATTGTTATTGGAG ATCCAGTTGTGTCATCTCAAAAAGTATCTGAAGGTGATGCTATGGAGGAAGAGGAGCAGGAACCTAGCTGGGCTGGAGCATTGTCAGAAGGAAAAGGTGCTTCCTGGGAATTCGCTTTTGGTAGAGTGCAAGGTAGCGCTCCAAAGGACCCACGCAAGTACCAGCATGACCGTTGGAAACTGGAGTTCCTAATGGACTACACCCCAACCAAGGATGGCTTGATCTGTATGGTATGTGGGGTGACTCTAATAAACCCAAAAATCAGCACTGTGAAGATGCACATCCAGCAGAAACATCCGGATACTATTTACTTGAGTGATCAAGAGAAGGCGGTAGTAATTGAAGAATGGGAGCAAAGACTGATTTCTGGCAAGATCGGATTAGGTCATCAATCGGGAGGTGATGAAATTTGCATAGAAATAAAAG AAGATGCATCAGCTTCTGAAGACAATAAGTCAAGTGAAACGGCCAGCGCTCCTTGTACTAAAATAGTTCTCCCGACTATCCCCAAAGCTTCTAAGCCTGCTGCCGCTCTACCTCCACCATGTAATAGTGCCAAGCGCAGCTACCAGGTCCGTTGGCGCACCGAATTTATGATGGACTATGACTGTCGTCGACAAGGCCTTATTTGCATGGTGTGTGGAGGTACACTGGCCACCCTGAAAGTTAGCACCATTAAGCGCCACATTGTCCAGGTTCATCCTTACTCTGTAAACTTTGCCCCTGAAGATCGTCAGAAGATTCTGGAGGCCTACAGTGAAATGGCAGCACATTACATCCATTCAGAGGAGTGTTTTAAAGCCCAACCACAGGAGGAAGTGAGAGTCCGTAAAAGAAAAGCCGCTGCAATGGAGGAAGCATAA
- the ZFTA gene encoding zinc finger translocation-associated protein isoform X3, with protein sequence MKRAKEERKSANMECAVLSEEEAEPSTSETESPSRSVDHDSPMMIGKEEAAGDGIAFKPGPKKKRRRLPVVSKGSWCPVLGSEIPLPPPPDRSQIEQYMNESFKQWFRLEFLMDYDCEEDKLYCMMCTTALPSLSIHNIKNHILDNHPTSIYFNPAQKGIIIESWINGKEIPDGIVDVEDEMDEDEEEDAEVDLTKNDLSEEDDQIDKTVTDSNLQTNAGNENVKGETKEKEKQKIVEDLVKDSNKPSKAQQVKKSKLEAKKVRSPEEEKPGEEKHLEEERNAKKKLRHEEGKDKEAQLQGKEKPGTRETKLEEVQKKTKEVQLTEEKDKDREAQLKIEKNMVNKAPLLRNEELKTKSVQTPQEEKCKTTVTQLQEEKGKMSNCVEQVKVKAVQTLSKEQQCVPETKIKIESQQTVEPTMVHKEQVLTAAIGTAVKIIKQEDQNYPQFVEEGKKLSIFPEKRIIQVQQVPQVQQTPTMLGIGVPLLKMETPTPIIITRVSVLPEHSVITPPKPKPSTSISDASKNYRVIAPKVVTAQEEHQTQKPLFSGNIESPPAGVDPAIWEVSLWQDSNGNSVNRFQCNAYQMRWRSDYLMDYNGLRGSVVCMYCCSSLTVLKDSSIKRHILQKHPHTSNFSVEQRAAVISDWENKLAEVKKLILNQNKEGIVIGDPVVSSQKVSEGDAMEEEEQEPSWAGALSEGKGASWEFAFGRVQGSAPKDPRKYQHDRWKLEFLMDYTPTKDGLICMVCGVTLINPKISTVKMHIQQKHPDTIYLSDQEKAVVIEEWEQRLISGKIGLGHQSGGDEICIEIKEDASASEDNKSSETASAPCTKIVLPTIPKASKPAAALPPPCNSAKRSYQVRWRTEFMMDYDCRRQGLICMVCGGTLATLKVSTIKRHIVQVHPYSVNFAPEDRQKILEAYSEMAAHYIHSEECFKAQPQEEVRVRKRKAAAMEEA encoded by the exons atGGTATTGCATTCAAACCTGGCCCAAAAAAGAAGCGTCGTCGTCTTCCTGTGGTATCCAAAGGATCATGGTGTCCTGTATTAGGATCTGAGATTCCTCTGCCTCCACCACCTGACAGAAGCCAAATAGAACAGTACATGAATGAGTCTTTTAAACAGTGGTTTCGATTGGAGTTTTTGATGGATTATGATTGCGAAGAGGACAAGCTGTATTGTATGATGTGTACAACAGCCTTACCAAGTCTCAGTattcacaatattaaaaatcacATATTAGATAATCATCCCACATCTATTTATTTCAACCCTGCACAAAAAGGTATTATAATAGAGTCATGGATAAATGGTAAGGAGATTCCAGATGGGATAGTGGATGTTGAGGATGAAATGGACGAAGATGAGGAAGAAGATGCAGAGGTTGACCTGACAAAAAATGATTTGAGTGAAGAGGATGATCAGATAGACAAAACAGTTACAGATTCAAATCTGCAAACTAATGCaggaaatgaaaatgttaaaggagaaactaaagaaaaagaaaagcaaaaaattgtTGAAGATTTGGTGAAAGATAGTAACAAACCTAGCAAAGCTCAGCAGGTAAAGAAAAGTAAGTTAGAGGCCAAAAAAGTTAGGTCACCGGAGGAAGAAAAGCCTGGAGAAGAAAAACActtggaagaagaaagaaatgctaaaaaaaagctgAGACATGAGGAAGGGAAGGATAAAGAGGCACAGCTGCAAGGGAAAGAGAAACCTGGAACCAGAGAAACAAAACTGGAGGAAGTGCAAAAGAAGACAAAAGAGGTACAGCTGActgaagaaaaagacaaagataGAGAGGCACAACTGAAGATTGAAAAGAATATGGTCAATAAAGCACCTTTGCTTAGGAATGAGGAACTTAAAACTAAATCAGTACAAACACCTcaggaagaaaaatgtaaaactacagTGACACAGCTGcaagaagagaaaggaaagatgTCTAACTGTGTGGAACAAGTGAAAGTGAAAGCAGTTCAAACACTGTCAAAAGAACAGCAGTGTGTTCCAGAAACCAAGATAAAAATAGAGAGCCAACAGACTGTGGAACCTACTATGGTGCATAAAGAACAGGTTCTTACTGCAGCTATAGGAACTGCAGTAAAGATTATAAAGCAGGAGGATCAGAATTATCCACAGTTTGTTGAAGAAGGGAAGAAACTGTCAATATTTCCAGAGAAACGTATAATCCAAGTGCAACAAGTACCACAAGTACAGCAAACACCAACTATGTTGGGAATTGGAGTTCCTCTGTTAAAAA TGGAAACTCCAACGCCTATAATTATCACACGGGTCTCTGTTTTACCAGAACATTCAGTGATTACACCTCCAAAACCAAAACCCTCTACCTCCATTTCTGATGCCTCAAAAAACTACCGGGTTATTGCTCCCAAGGTTGTTACAGCTCAAGAGGAACACCAGACACAAAAGCCATTATTCTCTGGTAACATTGAGTCTCCTCCTGCCGGAGTTGACCCTGCCATATGGGAGGTTAGTTTGTGGCAAGATAGCAATGGTAATTCGGTTAACCGCTTCCAGTGTAATGCCTATCAAATGCGTTGGCGTTCAGATTACCTTATGGATTACAATGGACTGCGAGGAAGTGTGGTCTGCATGTACTGCTGCTCCTCACTAACAGTACTGAAAGACAGTAGCATAAAAAGACATATTCTACAGAAACACCCACATACATCCAACTTCTCTGTGGAGCAAAGGGCAGCTGTCATTTCTGACTGGGAAAATAAGCTGGCTGAAGTAAAGAAGCTTATATTAAACCAAAACAAGGAAGGAATTGTTATTGGAG ATCCAGTTGTGTCATCTCAAAAAGTATCTGAAGGTGATGCTATGGAGGAAGAGGAGCAGGAACCTAGCTGGGCTGGAGCATTGTCAGAAGGAAAAGGTGCTTCCTGGGAATTCGCTTTTGGTAGAGTGCAAGGTAGCGCTCCAAAGGACCCACGCAAGTACCAGCATGACCGTTGGAAACTGGAGTTCCTAATGGACTACACCCCAACCAAGGATGGCTTGATCTGTATGGTATGTGGGGTGACTCTAATAAACCCAAAAATCAGCACTGTGAAGATGCACATCCAGCAGAAACATCCGGATACTATTTACTTGAGTGATCAAGAGAAGGCGGTAGTAATTGAAGAATGGGAGCAAAGACTGATTTCTGGCAAGATCGGATTAGGTCATCAATCGGGAGGTGATGAAATTTGCATAGAAATAAAAG AAGATGCATCAGCTTCTGAAGACAATAAGTCAAGTGAAACGGCCAGCGCTCCTTGTACTAAAATAGTTCTCCCGACTATCCCCAAAGCTTCTAAGCCTGCTGCCGCTCTACCTCCACCATGTAATAGTGCCAAGCGCAGCTACCAGGTCCGTTGGCGCACCGAATTTATGATGGACTATGACTGTCGTCGACAAGGCCTTATTTGCATGGTGTGTGGAGGTACACTGGCCACCCTGAAAGTTAGCACCATTAAGCGCCACATTGTCCAGGTTCATCCTTACTCTGTAAACTTTGCCCCTGAAGATCGTCAGAAGATTCTGGAGGCCTACAGTGAAATGGCAGCACATTACATCCATTCAGAGGAGTGTTTTAAAGCCCAACCACAGGAGGAAGTGAGAGTCCGTAAAAGAAAAGCCGCTGCAATGGAGGAAGCATAA